From the genome of Prevotella herbatica, one region includes:
- a CDS encoding UDP-glucose dehydrogenase family protein: protein MNIAIVGTGYVGLVSGTCFADTGAIVTCVDVDKDKIERLQRGDIPIYEPGLDELVVKNVKAGRLKFTTSLAEILNEQEIVFSAVGTPPDEDGSADLKYVLQVARTIGQNLNKYIVVVTKSTVPVGTAAKVRSAIQEELDNRGVDIKFDVASNPEFLKEGNAIKDFMSPDRVVVGVESDKAKQMLTRLYKPFLINNFRVIFMDIPSAEMTKYAANSMLATRISFMNDIANLCELVGADVNMVRQGIGSDTRIGRKFLYAGCGYGGSCFPKDVKALIKTADNSGYSMEVLKAVERVNEHQKTILFEKLKSSLGNLEDSNIAIWGLSFKPETDDMRESTALVMLSLLLKSGCHVRVYDPVAMDECRRRLSVIATDNTDFAHFVNNIEYCRDMYEATLDADALLLLTEWKEFRLPSWDVISRSMRNQLVLDGRNIFDSEELADAGFEYHCIGR from the coding sequence ATGAACATAGCTATTGTTGGAACCGGATATGTAGGACTTGTATCAGGAACTTGTTTTGCTGATACGGGTGCTATTGTTACCTGTGTTGATGTTGATAAAGATAAGATAGAAAGACTTCAGCGTGGTGATATTCCTATTTACGAACCTGGACTTGACGAACTTGTAGTCAAGAATGTTAAGGCTGGTCGCTTGAAATTCACGACATCTTTGGCTGAAATTCTTAATGAGCAGGAAATTGTCTTTTCTGCTGTTGGTACACCTCCTGATGAAGATGGTTCTGCTGACCTTAAATATGTACTGCAAGTTGCTCGTACGATAGGGCAAAACCTCAATAAATATATTGTTGTTGTTACTAAAAGTACGGTTCCTGTTGGTACCGCAGCCAAAGTGAGATCTGCAATTCAAGAAGAATTGGACAATAGAGGTGTTGATATTAAATTTGATGTTGCAAGTAATCCTGAATTTCTCAAAGAAGGTAATGCGATAAAAGATTTTATGAGTCCTGATCGTGTTGTCGTAGGAGTTGAAAGCGATAAGGCTAAACAGATGCTTACGCGTCTTTACAAACCGTTTCTTATTAATAACTTCCGTGTTATATTCATGGATATTCCAAGTGCCGAAATGACAAAGTATGCCGCAAATTCAATGTTGGCTACAAGAATATCGTTTATGAATGATATTGCTAATCTTTGTGAACTAGTCGGTGCCGATGTTAATATGGTCAGACAGGGTATTGGGTCTGATACAAGAATAGGACGTAAATTCTTATATGCCGGATGTGGTTATGGTGGAAGCTGTTTCCCGAAAGATGTGAAAGCTTTGATAAAAACGGCTGATAATAGTGGTTATTCAATGGAAGTGTTGAAGGCTGTTGAAAGAGTGAATGAACATCAAAAGACTATTCTTTTTGAGAAACTTAAATCTTCGTTGGGGAATCTTGAAGATAGTAACATTGCCATTTGGGGGCTGTCGTTCAAACCTGAGACCGATGACATGCGTGAGAGTACTGCATTGGTAATGCTTTCGTTATTGCTTAAGTCTGGTTGTCATGTGCGTGTATATGATCCTGTTGCTATGGATGAATGCCGTAGACGCTTATCTGTAATAGCTACGGATAATACGGATTTTGCTCATTTTGTAAATAATATAGAATATTGCCGTGATATGTATGAGGCAACACTTGATGCTGATGCTTTGTTGCTATTGACCGAGTGGAAAGAATTCCGCTTGCCTAGCTGGGACGTTATATCTCGTTCTATGCGGAATCAACTTGTACTGGATGGTCGTAATATTTTTGACTCAGAAGAATTGGCAGATGCCGGATTCGAATATCATTGCATAGGTCGTTAG
- a CDS encoding putative transporter: MDWLINLFTSTDTVAHIALLYALVIAIGVLLGKVKVCGISLGVTFVLFAGILAGHIGFTAPINILTFLQDFGLILFVFCIGLQVGPGFFESFRKGGVTLNILSTVIIMLNIAVMFGCYWLFFDTSNPKNLPMMVGTLYGAVTNTPGLGAANEALTSVFGKGDVPQIASGYACAYPLGVLGIIGATIAIRYITRVKLNTEEHRLNDQEAENPHAKPHQMHLKVTNNYIAGRTLLEISEFLNRDLICSRLLHDNNVTIPKNNTIFNLGDEVLVVCAEADAEAIQAFIGPVVDTPWHTEAEAQPLISKRIVVTRSSMNGKTLGKMHFSSVYGVNVTRITRQGMDLFASRDYRFQVGDRIMVVGPEDNVNRVADAMGNSIKRLDAPNIATIFIGIIIGILFGSIPLALPGMPVPLKLGIAGGPLIIAILIGRFGYRFKLVTYTTTSANMMLREIGLVLFLASVGIKAGANFWETVVQGDGLKYVYTGFLITIIPILIVGTIARLHYKFNYFTIMGMIAGTYTDPPALAYANSVCSKEAPAVGYSTVYPLSMFLRIFTAQIIVLFCCGG, encoded by the coding sequence ATGGACTGGTTAATTAATCTTTTTACTTCTACCGACACAGTAGCTCACATAGCATTGCTTTATGCTCTTGTGATAGCAATTGGTGTGCTACTTGGCAAGGTAAAAGTTTGCGGTATATCGCTCGGAGTAACATTTGTACTCTTTGCAGGTATATTGGCAGGCCACATTGGCTTCACAGCCCCGATAAACATTCTAACATTCCTTCAGGACTTCGGACTTATACTGTTCGTCTTCTGTATTGGTTTACAAGTTGGTCCGGGCTTTTTTGAGAGTTTTCGTAAGGGTGGAGTGACACTCAACATTCTCTCAACAGTTATAATCATGCTCAACATTGCAGTAATGTTCGGTTGCTACTGGTTGTTCTTCGACACCAGTAATCCCAAGAATCTTCCGATGATGGTAGGTACTTTATACGGTGCTGTTACCAACACCCCTGGACTTGGAGCTGCGAACGAAGCCCTTACTAGCGTATTCGGTAAAGGTGATGTTCCTCAGATAGCATCAGGTTACGCATGTGCCTACCCTCTTGGTGTGTTAGGTATCATCGGCGCAACTATTGCCATCCGTTACATTACTCGCGTAAAGCTTAATACTGAAGAACATAGACTTAATGATCAAGAAGCAGAAAACCCTCATGCAAAGCCACATCAGATGCATTTAAAGGTTACCAACAATTATATTGCTGGTCGCACACTACTTGAGATTTCTGAGTTTTTGAATCGTGACCTAATTTGCTCAAGACTTCTTCATGACAACAATGTAACTATTCCTAAAAACAACACAATATTTAATCTTGGAGACGAGGTTCTTGTTGTTTGTGCAGAAGCTGACGCTGAGGCTATTCAGGCCTTCATCGGTCCTGTAGTTGACACACCTTGGCACACTGAGGCTGAGGCACAGCCACTAATCAGCAAGCGAATTGTTGTAACACGTTCTTCAATGAACGGTAAGACACTTGGCAAGATGCATTTCTCTAGTGTATATGGTGTCAACGTAACTCGTATCACCCGTCAAGGAATGGATTTGTTTGCTAGTCGCGACTATCGTTTCCAAGTTGGAGACCGAATTATGGTTGTTGGTCCAGAGGACAACGTAAACCGTGTTGCAGACGCAATGGGTAACAGTATCAAGCGTCTTGATGCGCCAAATATTGCGACTATATTCATCGGAATAATTATCGGTATTCTTTTCGGAAGTATTCCTCTTGCTCTTCCTGGCATGCCAGTTCCTTTGAAACTTGGTATTGCAGGTGGTCCACTTATCATTGCTATTCTCATTGGTCGTTTCGGTTACAGATTCAAACTTGTTACTTACACAACGACTTCAGCAAACATGATGTTGCGTGAAATTGGTTTGGTATTGTTCCTTGCTTCCGTAGGAATAAAAGCAGGTGCTAACTTCTGGGAAACAGTTGTTCAGGGAGATGGATTGAAATATGTATATACAGGATTCCTTATTACAATAATCCCTATCTTAATTGTCGGAACTATAGCCCGCCTACATTACAAATTTAATTACTTCACTATAATGGGCATGATTGCCGGTACTTATACTGATCCTCCTGCATTAGCTTATGCAAACAGCGTTTGCTCAAAAGAAGCTCCAGCTGTAGGCTACAGTACTGTTTATCCATTAAGTATGTTCTTGCGTATTTTCACCGCACAGATAATCGTTTTATTCTGTTGTGGAGGATAA
- the ileS gene encoding isoleucine--tRNA ligase, whose amino-acid sequence MAKRFAEHNGLNLTKTNNDVLAEWEKNDVFHKSIDEREGCQQFIFFEGPPSANGHPGIHHVLARSIKDTFNRYKTMKGFQVHRKAGWDTHGLPVELGVEKELGITKKDIDNKASEKYISTEDYNKKCRENVMMFTAEWRDLTEKMGYFVDLDHPYITYENKYIETLWWLLKQLYGKGLLYKGYTIQPYSPAAGTGLSSHELNQPGCYRDVKDTTVTAQFLIKDPKAEWTKHGKPYFIAWTTTPWTLASNVALCVGPKIDYVAIETYNLYDGEPMTLVMAESRISAYLNPEQEVKEGELGAFDKENKMCPWRIVDRMKGADLEGLHYKQLMPWVKPCEKINDFSAKFVNDYAEKHADKVFTSEDGRDKFVEMDSEAFRVILGDYVTTEDGTGIVHIAPTFGADDAKVAADANIPALYLINKKGETRPMVDLQGKYYVEEELDANFVNVCLNKEAYGKHAGDYVKNSYDPKFNPDGVWDKKASEKAEDLNVIICMEMKQDGTAFKIEKHVHNYPHCWRTDKPILYYPLDSWFINDTAKKERMVELNKTICWQPESTGTGRFGNWLENLNDWNLSRSRFWGTPLPIWRDEKRNAKCIGSLEELYNEIEKSVAAGVMSSNPLKDNGFVVGDYSKENYDKVDLHRPYVDNIILVNEEGEPMKRESDLIDVWFDSGSMPYAQLHYPFEGEIANDGLKNTGKSEAEYRRELVTSTYEGTPVPPAFYPADFINEGVDQTRGWFFTLHAISTMVFNQVAFKNVISTGLVLDAKGNKMSKHVGNVTNPFEMIDKYGADPVRFYMMTNSEPWDNLKFDPNGVDEIRRKFFGTLYNTYSFFALYANVDDFDPTAPQVELAKRPEIDRWIISKVNSLINNVEAELENYDPTRAGRLIDTFVNDDLSNWYVRLNRKRFWGKEMSEDKLSAYQTLYTCLMTVAKLLAPFAPFYADELYHDLGGQQTSVHLDKFPVADKTAVDADLEIRMGMAQKITSMTLALRRKVNIKVRQPLAQIMVPAIDENQKQHIEAVADLIKSEVNVKDLQFVGGQGILVKKVKCNFRVMGKKFGKLMKAVAARMDALDQNEIALLETSGNTTFDVEGQTITVDATDVDIISEDIPGWLVSNEGNITVALEVELTDELKMEGMARELINRIQNLRKENGLEITDRIVVTVAPHEETDAAIKSFGEMIKSQVLANDIKIADNDGVETEFDEFKLNITVEKN is encoded by the coding sequence ATGGCCAAGAGATTTGCCGAACATAATGGTCTTAATTTAACAAAGACCAATAATGATGTACTTGCAGAGTGGGAAAAAAATGACGTTTTCCATAAATCTATTGATGAACGTGAAGGTTGTCAGCAGTTTATATTTTTCGAAGGTCCTCCTTCGGCTAATGGACATCCTGGCATTCATCATGTGTTGGCTCGTTCTATAAAGGATACTTTCAACAGGTACAAAACCATGAAGGGATTTCAAGTACACCGTAAGGCTGGCTGGGATACTCATGGACTTCCTGTGGAACTAGGTGTTGAGAAAGAACTTGGTATTACAAAGAAGGATATTGACAACAAAGCTTCAGAGAAATATATCTCAACAGAAGATTATAATAAAAAATGTCGTGAGAATGTCATGATGTTTACTGCTGAATGGCGTGATCTGACTGAAAAAATGGGATATTTCGTTGATTTGGATCATCCTTATATTACTTATGAGAATAAGTATATCGAAACTTTATGGTGGTTGTTGAAGCAGCTCTACGGAAAGGGATTGTTATATAAAGGATATACAATTCAACCATATTCTCCAGCAGCAGGAACAGGACTTTCTAGTCATGAGCTTAATCAGCCTGGATGTTATCGTGATGTTAAGGATACAACAGTAACAGCACAGTTCTTGATTAAAGACCCTAAGGCTGAGTGGACAAAGCATGGAAAACCTTATTTCATAGCTTGGACAACAACTCCTTGGACTCTTGCATCTAATGTTGCATTGTGTGTTGGTCCTAAGATTGATTATGTAGCTATTGAGACATATAACTTATATGACGGCGAACCAATGACTCTTGTTATGGCTGAAAGTCGTATAAGTGCATACCTTAATCCTGAACAGGAAGTTAAGGAAGGCGAACTAGGTGCTTTTGATAAGGAAAACAAGATGTGCCCTTGGCGTATTGTTGATCGTATGAAAGGTGCTGATTTGGAAGGTTTGCATTATAAGCAGTTGATGCCTTGGGTTAAACCATGTGAGAAAATTAATGACTTCTCAGCTAAGTTTGTCAATGACTATGCTGAAAAGCATGCTGATAAGGTGTTCACAAGTGAGGACGGACGTGATAAGTTTGTTGAGATGGACAGCGAAGCCTTCCGAGTTATTCTTGGTGACTATGTTACAACAGAAGATGGTACTGGTATCGTTCATATCGCTCCTACATTTGGTGCAGATGATGCTAAAGTTGCAGCTGATGCAAATATCCCAGCTCTATACCTTATTAATAAGAAGGGCGAGACTCGTCCGATGGTAGATCTTCAAGGTAAGTATTATGTTGAAGAGGAATTAGACGCGAACTTCGTAAATGTTTGTTTGAATAAGGAAGCTTATGGAAAGCATGCCGGCGACTATGTTAAGAATTCATACGACCCTAAATTCAATCCAGATGGTGTGTGGGATAAGAAAGCATCTGAAAAGGCAGAAGACCTGAATGTCATTATCTGTATGGAAATGAAACAGGACGGAACAGCTTTCAAGATAGAGAAGCATGTACATAACTATCCACATTGCTGGCGTACAGACAAGCCTATTCTTTATTATCCTCTTGATAGTTGGTTTATCAATGATACAGCGAAAAAGGAGCGTATGGTTGAACTAAACAAGACTATATGCTGGCAGCCAGAGAGTACTGGTACTGGTCGTTTCGGCAACTGGTTGGAAAACTTGAATGACTGGAATTTGAGCCGTAGCCGTTTCTGGGGTACACCACTTCCTATATGGCGTGATGAGAAGCGAAATGCTAAGTGCATCGGTAGTCTTGAAGAACTTTATAATGAGATAGAGAAGAGTGTTGCTGCTGGTGTTATGAGCAGTAACCCATTAAAGGATAATGGATTTGTTGTAGGTGACTATTCTAAAGAAAACTATGACAAGGTTGATCTTCATCGTCCATACGTAGATAATATTATTCTAGTAAATGAAGAAGGAGAACCAATGAAGCGCGAAAGCGACTTGATTGACGTATGGTTTGATTCTGGTTCTATGCCTTATGCACAGCTTCATTATCCGTTCGAGGGCGAGATTGCTAATGACGGTTTGAAGAACACTGGTAAGAGCGAGGCTGAGTATCGTCGTGAACTAGTTACTTCTACATACGAGGGAACACCTGTTCCTCCAGCTTTCTATCCTGCTGATTTTATTAACGAAGGTGTAGACCAGACACGTGGATGGTTCTTCACACTTCACGCAATATCAACAATGGTATTTAATCAGGTTGCTTTCAAAAATGTAATCTCTACTGGTCTTGTGCTTGACGCAAAGGGCAATAAAATGAGTAAGCATGTTGGAAACGTAACCAATCCATTTGAGATGATTGATAAGTATGGAGCTGACCCTGTCAGATTCTATATGATGACAAACTCTGAGCCTTGGGATAACCTTAAGTTTGATCCTAATGGTGTAGACGAGATTCGCAGAAAGTTCTTCGGTACATTATACAATACTTATAGCTTCTTTGCATTATATGCAAATGTAGATGACTTTGATCCAACAGCACCTCAGGTAGAATTGGCAAAGCGTCCTGAGATTGATAGATGGATTATATCTAAGGTGAACTCACTTATCAATAATGTAGAAGCTGAACTTGAAAATTATGATCCTACACGTGCAGGACGACTAATAGATACTTTTGTTAATGATGACTTAAGTAACTGGTATGTTCGTTTGAATCGTAAACGTTTCTGGGGTAAGGAAATGAGTGAAGATAAGTTGAGCGCATATCAAACTCTTTATACATGTTTGATGACAGTTGCTAAACTACTTGCTCCTTTTGCTCCATTCTACGCTGACGAATTATATCATGACTTAGGTGGACAGCAGACAAGTGTTCATCTGGATAAGTTCCCTGTAGCTGACAAAACTGCAGTTGATGCAGACTTGGAGATACGTATGGGCATGGCACAGAAGATTACTTCTATGACTTTGGCTTTGCGTCGAAAAGTTAATATTAAGGTTCGTCAACCTCTTGCACAGATAATGGTTCCTGCTATAGACGAAAATCAGAAACAGCATATTGAGGCTGTCGCTGACCTTATAAAGAGTGAGGTTAACGTAAAGGATTTGCAGTTTGTAGGAGGACAAGGTATTCTTGTCAAGAAAGTAAAATGTAATTTCCGTGTTATGGGTAAGAAGTTCGGTAAGCTGATGAAAGCCGTAGCTGCCAGAATGGATGCACTTGACCAGAATGAAATTGCTTTACTTGAAACTTCAGGCAATACAACTTTTGATGTTGAAGGACAGACAATTACAGTTGATGCTACAGATGTAGACATTATCAGTGAAGATATACCAGGATGGTTGGTAAGCAATGAAGGCAACATTACTGTAGCTCTTGAAGTTGAACTTACTGATGAATTGAAGATGGAAGGTATGGCTCGTGAGCTTATCAATCGTATTCAGAATCTTCGTAAGGAAAACGGACTTGAAATTACCGATAGGATTGTTGTCACAGTTGCTCCACATGAAGAGACAGATGCTGCAATTAAGT
- a CDS encoding FHA domain-containing protein — protein sequence MKRVRCPKCDNFITFDETKYQPGQSLVFECPECNKQFGIRIGVSKLRNTQKEEKIDEQSNENGYGSIVVIENVFHYKQVIPLQIGDNIIGRYMKNSGINCPIETNDPSIDMNHCIINVSRDKKGRLKYVLRDGPSYTGTFVDNEILGDRERRVIEDGSLFTIGATSIILREADKD from the coding sequence ATGAAACGAGTACGTTGTCCAAAATGTGATAATTTCATCACTTTCGACGAAACTAAATATCAGCCAGGACAGTCATTAGTATTTGAATGTCCAGAATGTAACAAACAATTTGGTATACGTATAGGTGTTTCAAAACTTCGCAATACACAAAAGGAAGAGAAAATAGACGAACAATCAAATGAGAATGGTTACGGATCTATTGTTGTAATAGAAAATGTGTTCCATTACAAACAGGTAATTCCTTTGCAAATTGGTGATAACATAATTGGACGATATATGAAGAACAGTGGTATAAATTGTCCTATCGAAACCAATGACCCAAGTATTGATATGAATCATTGCATAATAAATGTCAGCCGCGATAAAAAAGGCAGACTTAAATATGTGCTTCGTGACGGTCCTAGTTATACAGGAACTTTTGTAGACAACGAGATATTGGGAGACCGTGAACGTCGCGTAATCGAAGACGGATCTCTATTCACTATCGGTGCAACAAGTATCATATTAAGAGAAGCCGACAAAGATTGA
- the rfbC gene encoding dTDP-4-dehydrorhamnose 3,5-epimerase, translating into MEYRKTEIDGVYVLEPRVFNDARGYFFEAWKKEEFEEHVGTVDFIQDNESKSSYGVLRGLHYQKGTFSQAKLVRVIKGKVLDVAVDIRKSSPTFGKHVMVELSDENKRQFFIPRGFAHGFLVLSDEAIFTYKVDNIYAPQHEASIRWNDEEINIQWPIDIKDVITSEKDLKASSLKDAELFD; encoded by the coding sequence ATGGAATATAGAAAAACAGAGATAGACGGTGTATATGTATTAGAACCCCGTGTGTTCAATGATGCCCGTGGTTATTTCTTTGAAGCATGGAAGAAGGAAGAATTTGAGGAACATGTAGGAACGGTTGATTTCATACAAGATAATGAATCTAAATCATCTTATGGTGTGTTGCGAGGACTTCATTATCAGAAAGGAACATTTTCTCAAGCAAAACTTGTGCGTGTTATAAAAGGTAAAGTGCTCGATGTCGCTGTAGATATACGCAAGAGCAGTCCTACTTTTGGAAAACATGTTATGGTTGAACTTTCTGACGAGAATAAGCGTCAATTCTTTATTCCACGTGGCTTTGCACATGGTTTTTTGGTGCTTAGCGACGAAGCTATATTTACATATAAAGTAGACAATATTTATGCTCCTCAGCATGAAGCAAGTATTCGTTGGAACGACGAAGAAATAAATATCCAGTGGCCTATTGATATTAAAGATGTCATTACGTCTGAAAAGGATCTGAAGGCTTCTTCTTTGAAGGATGCTGAATTGTTTGACTAA
- a CDS encoding HU domain-containing protein has translation MIELERHIEILLLSNDCVIIPNFGGFMAHYCEAHYDIRDNSFLPPTRSIGFNPQLKINDSLLAQSYVEAYDISYPEAVRRIEKETDEMKQILDNEGYFELTDIGTLKISQEGSYTFEPCEAGLLTPNLYGLGSFQMPVLTESEDENTKSEEVISTLQNTSKIIDFYTDTEEEEKTYTIRRSIVRNIAVACIALFAFLLVPSSLGNGEMASISGNKINTELLTRIMPKDITVGNTEHDITKALTTKTNVAKVNKIQSCSKENVSKKVTSYYCVVLASRVAKKNAAEYVEKLHKKGYNEAEVLCRNSGTKVIYGEYQSKEDARAALNKLNDKADFADCWVMHIK, from the coding sequence GTGATAGAACTAGAAAGACATATAGAAATATTATTGCTTAGCAATGATTGTGTTATCATCCCAAATTTCGGAGGATTCATGGCACATTATTGTGAAGCTCATTATGATATTAGGGATAATTCATTCCTACCACCCACCCGTTCTATAGGTTTCAATCCTCAGTTGAAAATCAACGATTCACTTCTTGCACAATCTTATGTAGAGGCTTATGATATAAGCTATCCAGAAGCAGTGCGTAGAATCGAAAAGGAAACTGACGAAATGAAGCAAATTCTTGACAATGAGGGATACTTTGAGTTAACAGATATAGGAACGCTAAAAATCAGCCAAGAAGGCAGTTACACTTTTGAACCTTGTGAAGCAGGACTTTTAACACCAAACCTATATGGACTTGGAAGTTTTCAGATGCCAGTACTAACTGAGTCGGAAGATGAAAATACTAAATCAGAAGAAGTGATTAGCACATTGCAAAACACATCCAAGATAATAGACTTTTACACAGATACAGAGGAAGAAGAAAAGACATACACTATCCGAAGAAGTATTGTACGTAATATAGCTGTAGCTTGCATAGCATTATTTGCATTCTTGCTTGTGCCATCATCTCTTGGAAATGGGGAAATGGCTTCTATTTCTGGAAACAAGATAAATACAGAATTACTTACTCGCATAATGCCTAAAGATATAACTGTAGGCAATACAGAGCACGACATAACTAAAGCGCTTACAACAAAGACTAATGTCGCAAAAGTAAATAAGATACAAAGTTGCTCTAAAGAAAACGTAAGTAAGAAGGTAACTTCTTATTATTGTGTTGTTCTTGCTAGCCGTGTAGCAAAGAAGAATGCAGCCGAATATGTAGAAAAACTACATAAAAAAGGTTACAACGAAGCTGAAGTTCTTTGCAGAAACAGTGGTACCAAAGTAATATACGGCGAATACCAATCAAAAGAAGACGCAAGAGCGGCTTTAAACAAGCTCAACGACAAGGCAGATTTTGCTGATTGTTGGGTAATGCATATAAAATAA
- a CDS encoding DUF4738 domain-containing protein codes for MKKEILTRLFLPIVAIVLTTVACGNRKANTGKALSEDLTAKKMLQGVWLDEDEEDPAFRVIGDTIFYPDSTSQPAYFQIVKDTLILHGSNIVKYQILKQAPHLFMFKNQNGDVVKLAKTSDRSYLTYFGAKRPAALNQNKLIKRDSVVVYGNDRYHWYIQVNPTTYKVVKPTYNDDGVEVDNVYFDNIIHLGLFRGATQIYSHDIRKDDFDKQVPSQALKQSILSDIVYTGASTDGFHFNASVCIPDSPTSYQILIIVGFNGSIKYKI; via the coding sequence ATGAAAAAAGAAATTTTAACAAGACTATTCTTACCAATTGTTGCTATTGTTTTGACAACGGTAGCTTGTGGTAATAGAAAGGCAAATACCGGAAAGGCCTTGTCGGAGGATCTTACAGCTAAAAAAATGCTTCAAGGAGTATGGCTTGATGAAGATGAGGAAGATCCAGCCTTTAGGGTTATTGGGGATACTATATTCTATCCTGATAGTACTTCTCAACCAGCATATTTCCAGATTGTGAAGGATACTTTGATTCTTCATGGTTCTAATATCGTGAAATATCAGATTTTGAAGCAGGCGCCACATTTGTTTATGTTTAAGAATCAAAATGGTGATGTTGTTAAGCTTGCAAAGACTTCAGATCGTTCTTATTTAACTTATTTTGGAGCAAAGCGTCCTGCTGCTTTAAATCAGAACAAACTCATTAAGAGAGATTCTGTTGTTGTGTATGGAAATGATCGTTATCATTGGTATATACAGGTTAATCCTACTACTTATAAAGTTGTTAAGCCTACATATAATGATGATGGTGTGGAGGTTGATAATGTTTATTTTGATAACATTATTCATTTAGGCTTATTCCGTGGTGCAACTCAGATATATAGTCATGATATACGCAAGGATGATTTTGATAAACAAGTACCATCACAAGCACTGAAGCAGAGCATCCTTAGTGATATAGTATATACTGGTGCTAGCACTGATGGTTTTCACTTTAATGCTAGCGTCTGTATTCCAGACAGTCCTACAAGTTATCAAATTTTGATAATCGTAGGCTTTAACGGAAGTATTAAATATAAAATATAA
- the purU gene encoding formyltetrahydrofolate deformylase — protein MKPTAILLLHCPDEQGIISEVTKFITDNHGNIVYLDQYVDREDGMFFMRLEWELEKFTIPREKIEDIISTLYAKRYSMEFNLYFNDDKPRMAIFVSKMSHCLYDLLARYKAGEWNVEIPCIVSNHEDLRYVAEQFDIPYYIWSIKKDHSNKAEVEAAEMELLKKERVTFIVLARYMQIISDEIINKYPNHIINIHHSFLPAFVGAKPYHQAWERGVKIIGATSHYVTAELDAGPIIDQDVTRISHKDTPESLVLKGKDLEKIVLSRAVTKHIERKILTYHNKTIIFS, from the coding sequence ATGAAACCCACAGCTATATTGCTCCTCCATTGTCCTGACGAGCAGGGCATCATAAGCGAAGTTACCAAGTTTATCACAGATAATCATGGTAATATTGTATATCTTGATCAATATGTTGACAGAGAGGACGGCATGTTTTTCATGCGTCTTGAATGGGAACTCGAAAAGTTCACTATTCCTAGAGAAAAGATTGAGGATATTATTTCCACTTTGTATGCAAAGAGGTACAGTATGGAATTTAATCTTTACTTCAACGATGACAAGCCACGCATGGCAATTTTCGTAAGTAAAATGAGTCATTGTCTCTATGATCTTTTGGCAAGATACAAAGCTGGAGAATGGAACGTAGAGATTCCTTGCATTGTAAGTAATCATGAAGACTTGAGATATGTGGCAGAACAATTCGATATTCCTTATTACATTTGGTCAATCAAGAAAGACCATAGCAATAAAGCAGAAGTTGAAGCTGCCGAAATGGAACTATTAAAGAAGGAAAGGGTTACATTTATTGTTTTAGCTCGTTATATGCAGATAATAAGCGATGAGATAATAAACAAATATCCTAACCATATCATTAATATACATCACTCTTTTCTGCCAGCATTTGTTGGCGCTAAACCATACCACCAAGCATGGGAACGCGGTGTGAAAATCATTGGTGCAACAAGTCATTATGTCACAGCCGAACTTGATGCTGGTCCTATTATAGACCAAGATGTAACTCGTATAAGCCATAAGGATACACCAGAAAGTCTAGTCCTAAAAGGAAAGGATTTAGAAAAGATTGTACTCAGTCGTGCTGTAACAAAGCATATTGAGCGTAAGATTCTCACATATCATAATAAAACGATTATATTCTCATAA